The proteins below are encoded in one region of Aquisphaera giovannonii:
- a CDS encoding SMI1/KNR4 family protein, with product MTSQLRELVLCWMAWGGIDEGLAPGAEALEAGFGGVESPTRPGAEPRAIAAWEHRHGYRLPSGLRAWLMLSNGLYRGGPLLHPISAIGPMVVFSRMEDLLVQPESWFEIGNPNVETVCIDLAYRWPGGGFPIFTSGDPASGSPPRVVARSFEEWFLELLRRGGREYWLDADFAGLGDPWQSHRRFTPPPELPARLAPFAGRAASFVLARADEREAAESLGLSPDDVEILFRHLQHVIPDMLPK from the coding sequence ATGACGAGCCAGCTCCGAGAGCTGGTGCTCTGCTGGATGGCCTGGGGCGGGATCGACGAGGGGCTCGCACCGGGCGCGGAGGCGCTCGAGGCGGGATTCGGCGGCGTCGAGTCGCCGACCCGGCCCGGCGCCGAGCCGCGGGCGATCGCCGCCTGGGAGCATCGCCACGGATACCGGCTCCCCTCCGGCCTGCGGGCCTGGCTGATGCTCTCCAACGGGCTGTACCGCGGGGGGCCCCTGCTGCACCCGATCTCCGCGATCGGTCCCATGGTCGTCTTCTCGCGGATGGAGGACCTGCTGGTCCAGCCGGAGAGCTGGTTCGAGATCGGCAACCCGAACGTGGAGACCGTCTGCATCGACCTGGCCTACCGATGGCCGGGGGGCGGGTTCCCGATCTTCACGTCCGGCGACCCGGCGTCGGGGTCGCCGCCGCGGGTCGTCGCCCGCAGCTTCGAAGAATGGTTCCTGGAGCTGCTCCGCCGCGGCGGCAGGGAGTACTGGCTCGACGCCGACTTCGCCGGCCTGGGGGATCCCTGGCAGTCGCATCGGCGGTTCACGCCGCCCCCCGAGCTCCCGGCCCGGCTCGCCCCGTTCGCGGGCCGCGCCGCGAGCTTCGTCCTGGCCCGCGCCGACGAACGCGAGGCCGCCGAGTCCCTGGGCCTCAGCCCCGACGACGTCGAGATCCTCTTCCGGCACCTCCAGCACGTCATCCCGGACATGTTGCCGAAGTGA
- a CDS encoding HAD family hydrolase, with protein sequence MTTRGRGKYRILALDVDGTLLDADGRLRPTTAEAVARASAAGIRPVLCTGRRYRRAREIADALGLDTPIVCNSGAVVKDPRDHATLWRADMDGPLVEAVIGLFREHGLDTVAFTDRRPDRADFVIPRYPTGLPHFDEYVARNHAHAEVDAAWRSGAGEPEPVFHLCAVGTRAEMSRLERAVHARVPEQVQTFVQRSPRYVGTMCEVLRRDANKWTAVLHLANLWGVDRLEICAVGDDVNDVPMIRHAGLGVAMGHAPEAVRAAAAFVTGDHHQDGVAMLVNDVLLAS encoded by the coding sequence ATGACGACCAGGGGCCGCGGGAAGTACCGGATCCTGGCGCTGGACGTGGACGGCACCCTCCTCGACGCCGACGGCCGCCTGCGCCCGACCACCGCGGAGGCCGTGGCGAGGGCCTCGGCCGCGGGGATCCGGCCCGTCCTCTGCACGGGCCGCCGCTACCGCCGCGCCCGGGAGATCGCCGACGCGCTCGGGCTGGACACGCCGATCGTCTGCAACTCCGGGGCGGTCGTCAAGGACCCGCGGGACCACGCCACGCTCTGGCGCGCCGACATGGACGGCCCGCTCGTGGAGGCCGTGATCGGCCTCTTCCGCGAGCATGGGCTGGACACCGTCGCCTTCACCGATCGTCGGCCGGACCGGGCGGACTTCGTGATCCCGAGATACCCGACCGGCCTGCCCCACTTCGACGAGTACGTGGCGCGGAACCACGCCCACGCGGAGGTCGACGCAGCCTGGCGGTCCGGGGCCGGCGAACCGGAGCCCGTCTTCCACCTCTGCGCGGTGGGGACCCGCGCGGAGATGAGCCGCCTCGAGCGGGCCGTCCACGCCCGCGTCCCGGAGCAGGTCCAGACGTTCGTCCAGCGCAGCCCGCGGTACGTCGGGACGATGTGCGAGGTCCTCCGGCGGGACGCGAACAAGTGGACGGCGGTCCTGCACCTGGCGAACCTCTGGGGCGTCGATCGCCTCGAGATCTGCGCGGTGGGCGACGACGTCAACGACGTGCCCATGATCCGCCACGCGGGCCTGGGCGTCGCGATGGGCCACGCGCCGGAAGCCGTCCGCGCCGCGGCGGCCTTCGTCACGGGGGACCACCACCAGGACGGCGTCGCCATGCTCGTGAATGACGTCCTGCTCGCCTCGTGA
- a CDS encoding MazG nucleotide pyrophosphohydrolase domain-containing protein: MSEGHRGEITLSGLQEIIRETYGAKDAARGDAATFLWLTEEFGELATALRSGTREELAAEMADVLAWLATLANIRGIDLDAAVAAKYGRGCSYCSSIPCICDPAEKP, translated from the coding sequence ATGAGCGAAGGTCATCGAGGCGAGATCACGCTTTCCGGCCTCCAGGAGATCATCCGCGAGACCTACGGCGCGAAGGACGCGGCCCGGGGTGACGCGGCCACGTTCCTCTGGCTGACGGAGGAGTTCGGCGAGCTGGCCACGGCGCTCCGTTCGGGGACGCGGGAGGAGCTCGCCGCCGAGATGGCGGACGTGCTCGCCTGGCTGGCGACGCTCGCCAACATCCGGGGGATCGACCTCGACGCCGCGGTGGCCGCGAAGTACGGGCGGGGATGCTCCTACTGCTCCTCCATCCCGTGCATCTGCGACCCCGCCGAGAAGCCGTGA
- a CDS encoding lactate racemase domain-containing protein translates to MNLPEVACVRQTVPQPELADPPGTVRECILESRIRDRIPAGGSVAVGVGSRGIAGIAAMARAAVDALKEMGFRPFIVAAMGSHGGATADGQRALLAGYGVTEEAMGVPVKTDMDSVILGTNPVGLPIHFDRNAHQADGIVLLNRVKPHTDFRATYESGVLKMMVIGLGKREGATQVHRLGLRGMQQVLPAVGKFLVENTKFALGLAILENARDRTAEVVAVEPEALLETEPGLLERARGLMGRLPFDQIDVLIVGELGKNYSGAGMDPNVIGRLMVETQPDFDRPAVTRLCVLDVSDESHGNIVGIGFADLATERLLAKTDADPFRINVLTSCFLERARIPIALPTDRQVIEAAVETCWRLDPQAARLVVIPNTLELETLWASRAFEDEIRANPHLERLGEYRPLPLGPEGNLDQELMFPHSTRSRRAATGERAEAASRA, encoded by the coding sequence ATGAACCTGCCTGAAGTGGCCTGCGTGCGGCAGACCGTCCCCCAGCCGGAGCTGGCCGACCCGCCGGGGACCGTCCGGGAATGCATCCTCGAGAGCCGGATCCGCGACCGAATCCCGGCCGGCGGCTCCGTGGCGGTGGGCGTGGGCAGCCGGGGCATCGCCGGGATCGCCGCGATGGCCAGGGCCGCCGTGGATGCGCTGAAGGAGATGGGCTTCCGCCCGTTCATCGTGGCGGCCATGGGCTCGCACGGCGGCGCGACCGCCGACGGCCAGCGTGCCCTGCTGGCCGGCTACGGCGTCACGGAGGAGGCCATGGGCGTGCCGGTGAAGACCGACATGGACTCGGTCATCCTCGGGACCAACCCGGTCGGGCTGCCGATCCACTTCGACCGCAATGCACACCAGGCCGACGGCATCGTCCTCCTCAACCGGGTCAAGCCGCACACCGACTTCCGCGCGACCTACGAGTCGGGCGTGCTCAAGATGATGGTGATCGGCCTGGGCAAGCGGGAGGGGGCCACCCAGGTCCACCGCCTGGGCCTCCGGGGCATGCAGCAGGTGCTCCCCGCCGTCGGCAAGTTCCTCGTCGAGAACACGAAGTTCGCGCTGGGCCTGGCGATCCTGGAGAACGCCCGGGACCGGACGGCCGAGGTCGTCGCCGTGGAGCCCGAGGCGCTCCTGGAGACCGAGCCCGGGCTGCTCGAGCGGGCTCGCGGGCTGATGGGCCGGCTGCCGTTCGACCAGATCGACGTCCTGATCGTCGGCGAGCTCGGCAAGAACTACTCCGGCGCGGGGATGGACCCGAACGTCATCGGCCGCCTGATGGTGGAGACCCAGCCCGACTTCGACCGGCCGGCCGTCACGCGGCTGTGCGTCCTGGACGTCTCCGACGAGAGCCACGGCAACATCGTCGGGATCGGGTTCGCGGACCTGGCCACCGAGCGGCTGCTGGCGAAGACGGATGCCGACCCGTTCCGGATCAACGTGCTGACCTCCTGCTTCCTGGAGAGGGCCCGCATCCCGATCGCCCTCCCCACCGACCGCCAGGTGATCGAGGCCGCCGTGGAGACCTGCTGGCGGCTGGATCCCCAGGCCGCCCGCCTGGTCGTCATCCCGAACACGCTGGAGCTGGAGACGCTCTGGGCCTCCCGGGCGTTCGAGGACGAGATCCGGGCAAACCCGCACCTGGAGCGGCTGGGCGAATACCGGCCGCTGCCGCTGGGCCCCGAGGGGAACCTGGACCAGGAGCTCATGTTCCCCCACAGCACCCGGTCCCGCCGCGCGGCGACCGGCGAGCGGGCCGAGGCGGCGTCGCGAGCATGA
- a CDS encoding arginyltransferase yields MPSTIRFLAPDEACSYLPGRMARMEYEFVASMTADRYAGLMIAGWRRFGSVLFRPRCRHCDACRSLRVDAQRFRPNRSQSRNRRRNEGVMALEIGPPRVTPERLDLYQRFHDHRAGTRGWREREVDPAAYRESFVSNPIPTEEWAYRIDGRLVGLGLVDALPVGLSAIYFVHDPDESRRAPGTWNVLSLLEETRRRGLPHLYLGYWVADCLSLAYKANFRPHEVLGPDGAWRPAGP; encoded by the coding sequence GTGCCATCGACGATCCGCTTCCTCGCGCCCGACGAGGCGTGCAGCTACCTGCCGGGCCGGATGGCCCGGATGGAATACGAGTTCGTGGCGAGCATGACGGCCGACCGGTACGCCGGCCTCATGATCGCCGGGTGGCGGCGATTCGGCTCCGTGCTCTTCCGCCCGAGGTGCCGGCATTGCGACGCCTGCCGCTCGCTCCGCGTCGACGCGCAGCGGTTCCGCCCGAATCGCAGCCAATCGAGGAACCGCCGGCGCAATGAAGGGGTGATGGCCCTGGAGATCGGCCCGCCGCGGGTCACGCCGGAGCGGCTGGATCTCTATCAGCGGTTCCACGACCATCGAGCCGGCACGCGCGGCTGGCGGGAGCGGGAGGTCGATCCGGCCGCCTACCGGGAGTCCTTCGTCTCGAACCCCATCCCGACCGAGGAATGGGCCTACCGGATCGACGGCCGCCTGGTCGGCCTGGGCCTGGTGGACGCCCTGCCGGTGGGGCTCTCGGCGATCTACTTCGTCCACGACCCGGACGAGTCCCGGCGGGCGCCCGGGACGTGGAACGTGCTGTCGCTCCTCGAGGAGACCCGGCGGCGGGGCCTCCCGCACCTCTACCTCGGATACTGGGTCGCGGATTGCCTCTCGCTGGCCTACAAGGCGAATTTCCGCCCCCACGAGGTCCTCGGGCCGGACGGGGCCTGGCGGCCCGCGGGCCCCTGA
- a CDS encoding cation diffusion facilitator family transporter produces MPRFALRKRDLYREAVRATWLGLAVNVALGIAKLAGGLVAQSFVLISDAVNSLGDVFTSLAVLLALRVAQKPADAEHPYGHTRAEAIAGSNVAVLVLVSALLVGWEALRVRPGHAELPPLWALAIAAANVAIKEGLYQYKSRVGRRSGSSAVIANAWDHRADALSALAVLLGLAAIRIGGPRFLILDTISALFVVSVIVTTAARLLWASAQELMDAQADPSLVAKVRAAAEGVDGVRRVDKLRARKSGLEYLVDIHIQVDATLTVHEGHRISHLVKDRLLEGFGSLRDVLVHLEPYPHPHEAEHRDSGET; encoded by the coding sequence ATGCCTCGCTTCGCCCTCAGGAAACGCGACCTGTACCGGGAGGCGGTGCGGGCGACCTGGCTGGGATTGGCCGTGAACGTCGCCCTGGGGATCGCCAAGCTCGCCGGCGGTCTGGTCGCGCAGTCGTTCGTCCTGATCTCGGACGCCGTGAACTCGCTGGGCGACGTGTTCACGTCCCTCGCGGTCCTGCTGGCCCTCCGCGTGGCGCAGAAGCCCGCGGACGCGGAGCACCCCTACGGCCATACCCGAGCCGAGGCGATCGCCGGCTCGAACGTCGCGGTCCTGGTCCTGGTCTCCGCCCTCCTCGTCGGCTGGGAGGCCCTCCGGGTGCGGCCCGGGCATGCCGAGCTGCCGCCGCTCTGGGCCCTGGCCATCGCCGCGGCCAACGTGGCCATCAAGGAGGGCCTCTACCAGTACAAGAGCCGCGTCGGCCGCCGGTCCGGCTCCAGCGCGGTCATCGCCAACGCGTGGGACCACCGCGCCGACGCGCTCAGCGCCCTGGCCGTCCTGCTCGGCCTGGCCGCCATCCGGATCGGCGGCCCCCGCTTCCTGATCCTGGACACGATCTCCGCGCTCTTCGTCGTCTCGGTGATCGTGACGACCGCGGCGCGGCTCCTGTGGGCGAGCGCCCAGGAGTTGATGGACGCCCAGGCCGACCCCTCCCTCGTCGCGAAGGTCCGGGCGGCCGCGGAGGGGGTGGATGGGGTCCGCCGCGTGGACAAGCTCCGGGCCCGCAAGTCGGGGCTGGAGTACCTCGTCGACATCCACATCCAGGTCGACGCCACCCTGACCGTGCATGAAGGCCATCGCATCAGCCACCTGGTCAAGGACCGGCTCCTGGAAGGGTTCGGCAGCCTCCGCGACGTCCTCGTCCACCTGGAGCCCTACCCCCACCCGCACGAGGCCGAGCACCGAGACTCCGGTGAGACGTGA
- the glnE gene encoding bifunctional [glutamate--ammonia ligase]-adenylyl-L-tyrosine phosphorylase/[glutamate--ammonia-ligase] adenylyltransferase, with product MNPWSPAYRDDPELLGGWLRALGIRDPERARRDFDDLVAHAGPAGLKQIDRIAAQLLEFLPRSPEPAMALANLERFVAARPDPLPMLRKLADSPRTTEVLLQVFSTSQHFSELFIRDPSLIDWLRKGAGRRDRRSLIDDLWEALGHAATDRDRALAIRRFRLRESLRIGYNDIIRGFPLELITLDLSSLADACTEAAVRLARASTEDRYGVPRRKDGSPARFVVLGLGKLGGQELNYSSDIDLIFLYDEDGRTDGPRVVSNAEFFARMGTEVVRILAEHTELGVAYRVDMRLRPDGEQGALACSFDATMGYYVTRGRTWERQALIKCRPVAGDLVLGGNFLEAITPFIYRRYLGAAEISEIKALKRRIEQRTVSAGRDRFEVKTGHGGIRDVEFVVQFLQLLHGGEYPEVRGANTLTAIHKLEQVGSLTADERSIMDDTYRFLRRLEHRLQILFDRQTHEMPRSLDALRTLAIRMGYTPAAPFEDWGDPARRFFADYRSKTELNRRILNHILHDAFLDEGDDPAVDPVVDLVLDPDPGEDHIAEVLGRYPFRDRATAYQNLMALAREDFPFLSHARCRHFLAAIAPRLLQAVGRTADPDMTLTNLEKVSASLGAKAILWELFNFNPPSLKLYVDLCATSQFLSQILISNPGMIDDLMDSLVVDRALPGAAVKAELAELTAGATDLAPILWSFRNKEWIRIGTRDILGREPIRQVTRELSEAAEAIVGQVARDQWQRRVARHGLPTRAGDGRRDRWAILGLGKLGGRELNYHSDLDLVFLHEEDGRTAGPDRVISNDQLVAEVAQRVLKALAGDAATGPLYKVDARLRPYGASGPLVVTLARFGDYFRDAAQPWEWLALTRARVIHATGGFGRAVGDTLRGLFARRFDRPALAAEVIAMRRKLERSCGRGDMKRGIGGLVDVEFVVQFLMLVHAADQPDLVRPNVWEALDALRRAGILPAERHADLRDAYDFLRTVEGRLRLITNRPGADLPDDPVELHGLARRLGYDRPDAQASVSALLADAARHTLRIRAAFEAIIGPVPPGD from the coding sequence ATGAACCCATGGTCGCCCGCCTATCGTGACGATCCGGAGCTCCTCGGCGGCTGGCTCCGGGCGCTCGGGATCCGCGACCCGGAGCGGGCCCGCCGGGATTTCGACGACCTGGTCGCCCACGCCGGGCCGGCGGGCCTGAAGCAGATCGACCGGATCGCGGCGCAGCTCCTGGAGTTCCTCCCGCGGAGCCCGGAGCCGGCCATGGCCCTGGCGAACCTGGAGCGATTCGTCGCGGCCCGGCCCGACCCGCTGCCCATGCTCCGGAAGCTCGCCGACAGCCCGAGGACCACGGAGGTCCTGCTCCAGGTCTTCAGCACCAGCCAGCACTTCAGCGAGCTGTTCATCCGCGACCCGTCGCTCATCGACTGGCTGCGGAAGGGGGCCGGCCGGCGCGACCGCCGGTCGCTGATCGACGACCTCTGGGAGGCACTGGGCCACGCCGCGACCGACCGCGACCGCGCGCTGGCGATCCGGCGGTTCCGGCTCCGCGAGTCCCTGAGGATCGGCTACAACGACATCATCCGGGGGTTCCCCCTGGAGCTGATCACGCTCGACCTGTCCAGCCTCGCGGACGCCTGCACCGAGGCCGCGGTCCGCCTGGCGCGGGCCTCGACGGAGGACCGCTACGGGGTGCCCCGGCGCAAGGACGGCTCCCCGGCCCGGTTCGTCGTCCTGGGGCTGGGGAAGCTCGGCGGGCAGGAGCTGAACTACAGCTCGGACATCGACCTGATCTTCCTCTACGACGAGGACGGCCGGACCGACGGGCCGCGCGTGGTGTCCAACGCCGAGTTCTTCGCCCGGATGGGGACCGAGGTCGTCCGCATCCTGGCGGAGCACACCGAGCTGGGCGTCGCGTATCGCGTGGACATGCGGCTACGCCCCGACGGCGAGCAGGGGGCCCTGGCCTGCTCGTTCGACGCCACCATGGGATATTACGTCACCCGCGGCCGCACCTGGGAGCGGCAGGCTCTCATCAAGTGCCGCCCCGTGGCCGGCGACCTGGTGCTGGGCGGGAACTTCCTGGAGGCGATCACCCCGTTCATCTACCGCCGCTACCTGGGCGCCGCGGAGATCTCCGAGATCAAGGCCCTGAAGCGGCGGATCGAGCAGAGGACCGTCAGCGCGGGCCGGGACCGCTTCGAGGTGAAGACCGGCCACGGCGGGATCCGCGACGTCGAGTTCGTGGTCCAGTTCCTCCAGCTCCTCCACGGCGGCGAGTACCCGGAGGTTCGCGGCGCCAACACGCTGACGGCCATCCACAAGCTCGAGCAGGTGGGCAGCCTCACGGCCGACGAGCGGAGCATCATGGACGACACCTACCGCTTCCTCCGCCGGCTCGAGCACCGACTCCAGATCCTCTTCGACCGCCAGACGCACGAGATGCCGCGCTCGCTGGACGCCCTGCGGACGCTGGCGATCCGGATGGGGTACACGCCCGCGGCCCCCTTCGAGGACTGGGGCGACCCGGCCCGCCGCTTCTTCGCCGACTACCGCAGCAAGACCGAGCTGAACCGGCGGATCCTCAACCACATCCTCCACGACGCGTTCCTCGACGAGGGCGACGACCCCGCGGTGGACCCGGTCGTGGACCTCGTCCTGGACCCCGACCCCGGCGAGGATCACATCGCGGAGGTCCTGGGCCGCTACCCCTTCCGGGACCGGGCGACGGCCTACCAGAACCTCATGGCGCTGGCCCGCGAGGACTTCCCGTTCCTCTCGCACGCGCGGTGCCGCCACTTCCTGGCGGCGATCGCCCCGCGGCTGCTCCAGGCGGTGGGCCGAACCGCGGACCCCGACATGACGCTGACCAACCTGGAGAAGGTCTCGGCCTCGCTGGGGGCCAAGGCCATCCTCTGGGAGCTGTTCAACTTCAACCCGCCGAGCCTCAAGCTGTACGTGGACCTCTGCGCCACCAGCCAGTTCCTGTCGCAGATCCTGATCAGCAACCCCGGGATGATCGACGACCTGATGGATTCGCTGGTCGTCGACCGGGCCCTCCCCGGGGCCGCGGTGAAGGCGGAGCTGGCGGAGCTGACCGCGGGCGCGACCGACCTGGCCCCGATCCTCTGGAGCTTCCGCAACAAGGAATGGATCCGGATCGGCACGCGGGACATCCTGGGCCGCGAGCCCATCCGGCAGGTCACGCGCGAGCTCTCCGAGGCCGCCGAGGCGATCGTCGGCCAGGTCGCGCGGGACCAGTGGCAGCGGCGGGTCGCCAGGCACGGCCTGCCGACCCGGGCCGGCGACGGCCGCCGCGACCGGTGGGCGATCCTCGGCCTGGGCAAGCTCGGCGGCCGCGAGCTGAACTATCACAGCGACCTCGACCTGGTCTTCCTGCACGAGGAGGACGGCCGGACCGCCGGCCCGGACCGCGTGATCTCCAACGACCAGCTCGTCGCCGAGGTCGCCCAGCGGGTCCTGAAGGCGCTCGCCGGCGACGCCGCGACCGGGCCCCTGTACAAGGTGGACGCCCGGCTGCGGCCCTACGGCGCCTCCGGCCCGCTCGTGGTGACCCTGGCGCGGTTCGGCGACTACTTCCGGGACGCCGCCCAGCCCTGGGAGTGGCTGGCGCTCACGAGGGCCCGGGTGATCCACGCGACGGGGGGCTTCGGCCGCGCGGTGGGGGACACGCTCCGGGGCCTCTTCGCCCGCCGCTTCGACCGGCCCGCCCTGGCCGCCGAGGTCATCGCCATGCGCCGGAAGCTCGAGCGCTCGTGCGGCCGTGGCGACATGAAGCGGGGGATCGGCGGGCTCGTGGACGTGGAATTCGTCGTCCAGTTCCTGATGCTCGTCCACGCCGCGGACCAGCCCGACCTGGTCCGGCCGAACGTCTGGGAGGCGCTGGACGCCCTCCGGCGGGCCGGCATCCTGCCGGCCGAAAGGCACGCGGACCTCCGCGACGCGTACGACTTCCTCCGCACCGTCGAGGGGCGACTGAGGCTGATCACCAACCGGCCCGGCGCGGACCTGCCGGACGACCCCGTGGAGCTCCACGGCCTGGCCCGCCGGCTCGGCTACGATCGGCCCGACGCCCAGGCCTCCGTGTCCGCCCTGCTCGCCGACGCGGCGCGGCACACCCTCCGCATCCGCGCGGCCTTCGAGGCCATCATCGGCCCCGTCCCGCCCGGCGATTGA
- the miaB gene encoding tRNA (N6-isopentenyl adenosine(37)-C2)-methylthiotransferase MiaB gives MADDATTIPDGDARGRKKVYIETVGCQMNLLDSELVIARLRDEGYELTTDIDQADAILYNTCSVRQHAEDKIYSALGRIKNVKKRKPGVSIGVLGCMAQKDQGSILKRAPHVDVVIGPGQLGRVPQLLEEAKREGKPQLAVSLDRRAGTRETITASFEGYDPDREPSMRPSPFQAFVRVMMGCDKFCTYCIVPSVRGPEQSRPPGAILAEARLLAAQGVKEITLLGQTVNSYKHREGDGRTTRLSDLLYAIHDIPGVERIKFITSFPNDMTDDLLQAVRDLPRASRYIHVPAQSGCDEVLRRMKRMYSASFYEEMLARMRETIPGVAVSSDFIVGFCGESEESFERTVGLVERARFKNSFIFKYSRRQGTKADALFPDDVPEAVKKRRNNDLLAVQTAISLEDNRRLIGETAEVLVEGRSRSTTRREGWDGTDQLTGRTACDRIVVFEGPEELVGRFIRVRIEDASAVTLFGRVPAADLAGVPA, from the coding sequence ATGGCGGATGATGCGACTACGATTCCGGACGGCGACGCCAGGGGCCGCAAGAAGGTCTACATCGAGACCGTCGGCTGCCAGATGAACCTGCTGGACAGCGAACTCGTCATCGCCCGCCTCCGCGACGAGGGCTACGAGCTGACGACGGACATCGACCAGGCGGACGCCATCCTCTACAACACGTGCTCCGTCCGTCAGCACGCCGAGGACAAGATCTACAGCGCCCTCGGGCGGATCAAGAACGTCAAGAAGCGCAAGCCCGGGGTCTCGATCGGCGTCCTGGGCTGCATGGCCCAGAAGGACCAGGGCAGCATCCTCAAGCGGGCCCCGCACGTCGACGTGGTCATCGGGCCGGGTCAGCTCGGGCGCGTGCCGCAGCTCCTGGAGGAGGCGAAGCGGGAGGGCAAGCCCCAGCTCGCCGTCAGCCTCGACCGCCGCGCGGGGACCCGGGAGACCATCACCGCGAGCTTCGAGGGATACGACCCCGACCGCGAGCCCTCGATGCGGCCCAGCCCCTTCCAGGCCTTCGTCCGGGTCATGATGGGCTGCGACAAGTTCTGCACGTACTGCATCGTCCCCTCGGTCCGCGGCCCGGAGCAGAGCCGGCCGCCCGGGGCGATCCTGGCCGAGGCCCGCCTGCTCGCCGCGCAGGGGGTGAAGGAGATCACCCTCCTGGGCCAGACCGTCAACAGCTACAAGCATCGGGAGGGGGACGGCAGGACGACCCGGCTCTCCGACCTGCTGTACGCGATCCACGACATCCCCGGCGTCGAGCGGATCAAGTTCATCACGAGCTTCCCCAACGACATGACCGACGACCTCCTCCAGGCCGTCCGCGACCTGCCCAGGGCGTCCCGCTACATCCACGTCCCGGCCCAGAGCGGCTGCGACGAGGTCCTGCGGCGGATGAAGCGGATGTACTCCGCCTCGTTCTACGAGGAGATGCTCGCGAGGATGCGGGAGACGATCCCCGGCGTGGCGGTCTCCAGCGACTTCATCGTCGGCTTCTGCGGCGAGTCCGAGGAGTCCTTCGAGCGGACGGTCGGGCTGGTGGAGCGGGCGCGGTTCAAGAACAGCTTCATCTTCAAGTACAGCCGCCGCCAGGGGACCAAGGCCGACGCGCTCTTCCCGGACGACGTCCCGGAGGCGGTCAAGAAGCGGCGGAACAACGACCTGCTGGCGGTGCAGACGGCGATCAGCCTGGAGGACAACCGGCGTCTCATCGGGGAGACGGCCGAGGTGCTCGTCGAGGGTCGGAGCCGCTCGACGACGAGGCGGGAGGGCTGGGACGGCACGGACCAGTTGACGGGCCGGACGGCCTGCGACCGGATCGTGGTCTTCGAGGGCCCGGAGGAACTGGTGGGCCGATTCATCCGCGTCCGGATCGAGGATGCCAGCGCGGTGACCCTGTTCGGCCGGGTGCCCGCCGCCGACCTTGCGGGCGTCCCGGCGTGA
- a CDS encoding ABC transporter ATP-binding protein, translating to MIETNDLTKMYGDLYALNRLNLTLNQGDVYGFIGPNGAGKTTTMRILATLLNPSWGEATVCGYSIYTGSKEIRRVIGYMPDFFGVYDDMKVIEYLEFFASAYRIKGAARRKICEEVLELVDLTYKRDALVTSLSRGMTQRLGLARTLLHDPQVLLLDEPASGLDPRARIEMRALLKELRAMGKTILVSSHILPELADICNKIGIIEQGKLLINDEVSKVMKQVRSDIVLNIAVSDRLTDAANLLEGQPEVETVEDKNGVLVVKLHEGVHQYGFLANRLVNEGFELTLFKEDEINLETAFMHLTKGITS from the coding sequence ATGATCGAGACCAACGACCTGACGAAGATGTACGGCGACCTGTACGCCCTGAATCGCCTCAACCTGACGCTCAACCAGGGGGACGTCTACGGCTTCATCGGCCCCAACGGTGCCGGGAAGACCACGACGATGCGGATCCTCGCCACCCTCCTCAACCCGAGCTGGGGCGAGGCGACGGTCTGCGGCTATTCGATCTACACCGGCTCGAAGGAGATCCGCCGCGTCATCGGCTACATGCCGGACTTCTTCGGCGTCTACGACGACATGAAGGTCATCGAGTACCTGGAGTTCTTCGCCTCCGCCTACCGGATCAAGGGCGCCGCCCGTCGGAAGATCTGCGAGGAGGTCCTGGAGCTGGTGGACCTGACCTACAAGCGCGACGCCCTGGTGACCAGCCTCTCCCGCGGCATGACGCAGAGGCTCGGGCTGGCCCGGACGCTGCTTCACGACCCGCAAGTTTTGCTGCTGGACGAGCCGGCCTCGGGCCTCGACCCCCGCGCCCGGATCGAGATGAGGGCCCTCCTGAAGGAGCTCCGGGCGATGGGCAAGACGATCCTCGTCTCCAGCCACATCCTCCCGGAGCTCGCCGACATCTGCAACAAGATCGGCATCATCGAGCAGGGCAAGCTGCTGATCAATGACGAGGTCAGCAAGGTCATGAAGCAGGTCCGCAGCGACATCGTCCTGAACATCGCCGTCAGCGACCGCCTGACCGACGCGGCGAACCTGCTGGAGGGCCAGCCGGAGGTGGAGACGGTGGAGGACAAGAACGGCGTCCTCGTCGTCAAGCTCCACGAGGGGGTCCACCAGTACGGCTTCCTCGCCAATCGCCTGGTGAACGAGGGATTCGAGCTGACGCTCTTCAAGGAGGACGAGATCAACCTGGAGACGGCGTTCATGCACCTGACGAAGGGGATCACGAGCTGA